ATCAGAACATGACAACATGatactaaattaaatgtttgtgtgtgtagaagaGAAGGAGACCTACAACAGGAGGTCAGTTGGATGATAAGAGACGTGAGATGCTGAAGagacaccctctctccctctgcctggaCCTCAAATGcaaaggtacacacacacacacacacagtttgtctGTGACAGGCTGCAGTCTGTTGTCACTACTGCCTGGTCTCTCTGGGACACCATGGGAGGCATCTGACACCATGATGGGACTCTTTATGAATGGCGGTTATGAGGATTCTGCCACCAGTGTGTGGATGAGGACAAATATGGAAGACATTGAGAACTGGTTGAAAGATGAGAGTTCTTGCTACAAAGGTAGTGGACCGGAGTTGAACCCATGTTGCCATAGTGCATGTTTAGAGGAGGCAGGATGCTGCGCCCCCTGGCTACAAgttggacatttttatttagaacGTTTTATTTATTGTAGTTAACAGACAATATTCTCAGTAGCATGTAGTCAGTGGCACAGCCTTTGGAAAATATACTAACAAATGCTTTTGTTGCAGTTAATGAcctttgtgttttattctttaTATACTTTTGGCCCAGTGTTCAGAAGCCAagtaatgaaaaatattttgagggGTGACCTTGATCAACTCGTTTGCCGCTCACGCCATGAGTTCGGATTTCATTCAGATCAGGCTTCTTAAATAACTCTGGCATAAACAAGACCAGCTTTGATTTAAAAGTCTTTACAGTCTTCTGATTTTATAAAGACACAATGGCCTGAATAAATATCTCAAAAGCCCCCCTGGAACAAAGCTGAATACTTTGGAGAATGTTGACATAATTAGATCAATATATTTGGCAATAGAAATTTGCACAATATATCGCAAACCATATCAAGCATTTAATGAAAAGGACCCCTTTCCCTACTGTCAAATGCTTGGGAGATTTGCTAACACtctaatagtgtgtgtgtgctgtcaaGTATTTTGGCCTTGGTTGTCCAGTGTCCAACCAAGTGTACAAACACTGGGTCTCTATTCCAGACTGAGTCTTTCAGAACTTAGGTTATTTCCCAACAAAGAGTCTACATCTAAATTACATTAGTAACCTATGGTGAGAGCTGAACTACAGCTGGCAGAGGACACCCCTCTTCAGTAGCTTGCTGCTGAAGTGTAGGCAGATGTGCTGATGGAAAGGTTCCTGCTCTGTGATGCCTTGAAGTGTTTGTCTGCAGTTATTCTGGCCAAAGGCTGTGCTGCCAAGTTCTAGATCCGGGTGCCTGTAACTTATCATAATATAATGTAATTACTCATTTTGTAAACATAATTGAACAAATATAAAGTAGGTTTGGCAATGTTAAATATGGCAATATTTTGATAACAGGCCTAATTCTtctttttattcttttattctaaTTTATTTAAGGAATAATGGATATATTTTCCAATGCTGCAAGTGTATCTGTATGTGAGCCTTATGAATATTTGGTGCATAGATGAGGCTAGTGGACAATTAAATCACCAGCTACTGAGGATACATAGTGCTGCTTCTCCTGTCCTCGCACTGCAGTCAGACAGAACCCAATGACatcctgagacacacacacacacacacacactctctttaaTGCAGGAAACAGCCAAATGGTTGCCTAATGGTTTAGAGAACAACACAAAGTGCAAAATAAGGCTGGTAGTAGACTAGAATAAGGTGTGAATACTGCAGACAGCCTCTGATGccagacgcacgcacgcacacgcgcggcCCACCCCTGCCTGCCAGTGGGTAGTTACGCCTGCAATGCAGAACatcctcccctcctccatctGTCCCTCCTCTTATCcaactctgtttctctctcctccccttgtCAGCAAGACAGTTCAATACCTCGCCCCATTTCTTACACGATAGGTCTCAAACTCCGCCCCCTCGGAGGGGTTTGGAAATGAAGCAGCCCCTTTCCTTGCGCGCAAATATTTTGACAACAAAGCCGGCTATCGTGCTTGCAGACATTGACAAGCTCCAAACATCTCAATTCATTTGAAAGATTAGAACTAGTTTTAGAAGACAGTTCTTAGTattgaaacaaaacattccTGTATTTTCTCCATTTAGCTGTAACTACTCATTTGTTTTTAGCACaagctatatttttgtactAATTCAGCTTTGGGAAGAACTACAGCCATCAATATGGTTGAAATAGTAGAGTGGCCACTTAACTTCCCTAACCAGAATCTTTGATTAAAGGGGCAGGGCATGAGCATCatgctcacagacagacagacagacagacacacccccaccaggtgtcttaatttttcccaTGTTGTTAATGTATTGCTCTTTCCTGTATCTCTAGACGGCAGCGTGCTGCATCTGTTCTTTTACTACCTAATGAACTTGAACATCATGACTGTCAAGGCCAAGGTCTCCACCGCCACAGACCTCACTGGAGCTATTAGCGCAGGGTGAGTGTCCCGCCCCTCCCAGCCCGCCCCTCCCAGCCCGCCCTGCCCCACCCACCAGCAGGGTGTGGTTGTGTTGTAACCATTGTGTCCTGTGGCAGGGAGCTGTTGAACTCTGACACGCTGCTCAACTGCCTGTACGCCAACGACCAGGGCCGCGAGACTCCCAACCCAGCCAACCGCTACCAGTTTGATAAAGTCGGGTAAGGAAGCTGCCTAAACCAACACACCTTTTACCGTCGTCCGTTGTTTGATGGTTGTAGGATCAGGTTGTGTCGTGTTTCTGCAGGATCAGTGTGTTTGGAGACTATGTGGCAGAGCTGGGTCATCCCTACCAGTGGGTTCAGAGGCTGGGAGGACTGCAGTTCCCCAGTGAAACCCCAGAGGTATGTGAGCATGCACTCATCCGCTGGCCATGAACTGCTAAACTGGCAAGTCACAATAATGAGTAGACAGATACTGCCCCACCCACACCTGGTTCAAATCACCACTACTTCATTTCTGAGGGACCTGTTAATAGCTGTTTGATCTGCTAGACGCAATTAATTCTACAGCAGGATTAACACGCCACATGGGCAGAAAAATCGCTAATGCAAGAATAAAGATATGTGTTTAGAACTGGTAATTGACATCATTACCTCAATAGACACAGTCTGTTATCTGCCTTAGGCTTCCAAAAAAATGTCTGCCCTGTTGGTGAGAATTTCCCTTTGCATATATTAATGTGTTTCTGATGTTTTTAATTCCATGACCTTGGAGCAAGAGAAGGTGTACTGTCTTTGTTCATGGAAAGAACAACAgggtttttcaccttgttggctCTGGGATTAGAGTCTTCTGTTAGTTACTGGCCTTCAGCTCTCGACCACTAGGCTTGCCTGCTGCCCCAAACGTATGTATGTTAACCCTGTTTATGTACCTCAGGGATTGCGTGCTGGCAGTTCTCTAAGTGCCAGTCACATGGAGAGCACCATGAAGCTGCTAAGAGGGAGAGTCCAGTCACGCCTGGCCCTGCACAAACAGTTCTCCTCCTTAGGTACTCACATTTGGCCCTTCTTagactctctttctctcaaagCCTgactcctctctaggtttcttcctgccATTATAGGCAGTTTTTCAACATCTGCGTTTCTTGCCCTTTGCAGGTAGATGTAAAACgatacattttaattggttGATGCTCAAGGTATTGTTTGTGGGTTTTCAGAACATAGTATTGTTCCAGTGTCCAGTGAGTGCCAGCACCTGTTCCCTACTAAGGTTCTGTCTCGGCTGTCTCGCTGGACTGCCATTACACACCACGAGTACACTGTAAGTACAGCCAGCGCCCCCTATTGGTTCGTCTGGCATTGGAGCTACTCTATAAGACCGCATGGGAATAAAAAGCATTTTGCAAACCAAGGCGGGTCAATTTAGTACTTTTAACCTGTCTCTGTAGAATCTGTCCTTCACACGCCATGTGTCAGATGCCGGTCTGGCTCGGGAGACTGATCTGTTCTTCCTGGCCGTGGTGGAGAGAGGAACAGGTGATTCACTGCATCATTTATGAAGATATTCCTGTGTAAGTGGAGGCATCTATCTTTAGACTATAAActgtctctctcatttctctcaGCTCGTCTTCAAGCTGCAGTGGTGCTGAATCCTCGTTACCCCGAAATCTCTCCTCTGTTCGCTCTGTCTCTCAGCTGGAAGGGCGAGCGCGCGGGACGTTCTGATGACAACCTCCGGGTAAGAATGCATCACACCGTCTGAATGGCGTTACATCACGGGTGGAGTATGAGACCTTGACCCAGGAGTTCCGCTCTGACGAGTCATTGGTTTGATCCCTGCCCCCAGGCCATAGAGAGTGAGGTGAACGTGTTTAAATCGGAGCTCCAAGGGCCCCGCCCTGGCCATCAGCTGTTGACCAATCAGGTGGCtcgtctctgtgtctgtctggatgTGTACCTGGAAACTGACGGACAGGACGACAGCGTGGAGGGACCGCGGGAGTTTCCCAGAGAGAAAATGTGTCTGCGCACAGCCAGGTACACATGCGTACGCGCCCGCACTGTCTTCCCTCCTGCCTCAGTATCTCTGACCAGCGTGTTTCTCTGGTTGTTTCAGGGGGCCCAATCGTCTGAAGCCGTTCAAGTACAACCACCCCCAGGGCTTCTTCAGTCACCGCTGATTACCCTGTCCTTGAATCCCACACCAAGTTTTCCCCAGTCACCCCTGACCACAGAACTAAACCACCTGCCCTCTTTTAATACCAAACAGTTGTATCTAACatgttggaaaataaaaaatgtgattttgttgAAATCAGCAGTTTCCTTGCCTTTTGTTATGTTATTCTTAACTGCTGACTATGATTTATGCTAAGCTACATTCTTTCATGAATTTCCTTTCCTAGCTCTGGTTTTAGCAGTTACCTATTTATTTTCCTCTgacaaccaccaccaccctctGCATCAGTTTACCTTATTAAGGCTATTATTATTTCTCAACACTTTAAGCTGACTCAGTCCTGCCCACTGTATCTAGAAATATAGTGAATGTATATTTGCTCCCCCATCAGTGCCTTTCATATATTGTTAGTGTAGTAAGACCCAATTAATCATACAAGACCGCAGGAGCATTAGTTCACTGCTCTTAATTGACTGAAAAAGagtttgcactgcttggagtacacctgaagtaccccctcatgttaatttcactagtaagccaatggtgtcatgagtgttttctaGTACCCCTTGTGGAGAGGTCAAGTACACCCTGGGGTCCTCGTACCCCTGATTGGGAACCACTGTAGTAGCATGTGCATGTCTCTTCAGATTAGCTGGGGCTGTTCACTCCTTGGCCATTGTTATTTTTTCCCCTACATATATATATGCCAATTAACATGGAGACCAAGTGTCCTCAGGACTTGAGATGAGACCACCACATAACTACAAAATACACAACCATACAATGCTGGGAAATAATATTCCCATCTGtcagattttctgaatttttgctCAGTTTTTACATTGAATTTGGTGTTTTATGGGTTGTAGTTCTGGAATAATGTTCTGTGGACACTTCAATCCATATTATGAACATGTTGGTGGTGCTTTCatggtttggggatgttttACTGCATCAGAactggtggggggtgggggctgtgCTTTTATTGAAGGAAGAATGCATTCTGCTTTGTCACAGCGAATTCTGCAGGGCAATGTCAAGGCATCTGTCCAAGAGCTGAAGATAAATATAAAATAGGCCTCTGTCATTCCAGATGCCCAGCTATTTAAATTCCGGGACATCATCAATAATAACACCAACCAACATTCTGTCACAAAACTACCCTTAATGTGTATATGGATTTTCAaaccattactttgtttttcttgttttaaatactatagcaggttttaataaaaataaattgacatcTGCAGGGCTGTGAATGCTAATTGAACATTTAATAACAATGCCAATGGAATAAACAAGTATAACTAGATTTTGATAGACATTaaagatattgttaatgtttctAGTGAACTGGACCAGATTCATCCCAGGTTCTGtcaaggattttttttattgacttacATGGTCTTTATATTACTAGGTCTTTCACCAATGAAAAGACCTAGCATGCACCTTGTTTCCCCCAGTCCATACAGTGAGTAACGCAATATGATGATAGTTATGAGGATTATTCTGTGGGCCTGTTTTGATGCGGTGTTACCATTTTAGCAGGCTGACCCTGGAACAGATGCAGAGGATGGAGACAGCTGGCCCATGGATTGATATTGTGGAGATGGAAGAGGTGGGAAATAGGACTATTTTCCAGAACACCTGATTTAAGAATGAGCTTTAGAGCAGGAGTGGGGTAGAGTGATTTAAGGTGTGCTGCTACAACACCGAATCCTGCAACCCTCAGCCGCAATGCAGTGCagcaccccaacacacacacacacacacacacacattgttttataTCCTCACTTCTTTTTCCCCTGTGCTTCTTTTCAAACCACCTGAGTGCTCAGACAGtaccattttctttctttatagTGTGGATATTGAAATTCCTGATACTGAAATGTATGTGGCAGGAACTTAACAGAAGCTACGATACCTTTAACTGCACCGGTAAAGGCACCTTTTTTAGCTAGCTATGTTTTCTTAATCAAACCTAATATCACGTGAACTCTAACAGTACCGCCCTGATCATCCACAACAGAGTCATACATAATCCTTTGAAGAATAATTAGTACATACACAAATAttacagttttaaactttaTTAATTCATCAGCATGTATGGACACCACAGTCACCTTTGATGTCAGTGTTATTTCTGACTTTAACACAGTACAATGAGTCAGCGCCTCCAGCTGCCAGGGAGCTGGTTAAAAGGTGCACATTGAGCGGATTCATAAAGTCTTTCTCTGAttacatatttgcaaatataataTACTCATTTATATCTTcattaatatacatatacagtacaatagAATAATCTATCACAATCTTTTATAGGCATTTTTTTACATCTCTGCCCTTGAAGGCTTCAGAAGGTACATGGCCCTGTGCTACGCTCCCAGCAAGAGCAATGCTGTTATTTTAATGCACTTATTATTGATGGGAAGTCAGATAGACACATTCAGATAGATTTTAGAGCATTCTGCATTCACTACAATCATTCACTTGAATAAGCATCATATCAGGGTTGACTAGGTTTGAGTATCCAGGGGTTAGTAATTAGAGAAACACTATTGCTTTGTTTACCATTTTTCTCTGGCCTCCCTTGTTCAGGACTTCAGTAGCgcccccacaccccccaccccgTCCCATCCTATTAGTTCTTTGGCATCTTCCTCACTTCCACTTATTTTAGTGTTTCACTTCTTGGATTTCTCCTCTTTGACTTCAGTGCCGGAGGACTTCTCGTTTGTGTCCTTTTCCTCTTTACTGCTGGGGGCTTTAGTGGCCTTCTTGTCCTCCGTCTTGATGTCCTTCTTATCCTCCTTATCCTCCTCCTTGATCTCCTTCTTATCCTGTTTCTtggcctccttcacctcctcaaTGGGCTCTGCTTTCTTATCCTCCTTCTTGTCCTCCTTCTTGATCTCCTTATCTTCCTTTTTAACCTCCTTCACTTCCTCAATGAGCTCTGCTTTCTTAT
This portion of the Esox lucius isolate fEsoLuc1 chromosome 13, fEsoLuc1.pri, whole genome shotgun sequence genome encodes:
- the thoc5 gene encoding THO complex subunit 5 homolog, whose product is MSDALKKRKSKVVRSETGTPEGKRGRGDGEQEVRVYSEEVELDGSDPAEDYRQYKLTCKALAKLMNEIQELKANGAKDGCAEVEQKRMQSCIHFMSLKKLNRLAHMRLKRGRDQTHEGKQRVDVLHLQLQNLLYEVMHMQKEISKCLEFKSKHEEIDLVSIDEFNKEAPPEISRISITKDDPHQLTLARLDWELEQRKRLAEKYKESLSSKEKIQKSIEVKKEHLSSLQPGLNAIMQASLPVQEYLSMPFEQTQKQIEIARHLPPSLYVLLVQANAYGQACDKSLSVSISGDVDEAKALAKPPDDSQDDDSGDSDAEEEQEKTKRRRPTTGGQLDDKRREMLKRHPLSLCLDLKCKDGSVLHLFFYYLMNLNIMTVKAKVSTATDLTGAISAGELLNSDTLLNCLYANDQGRETPNPANRYQFDKVGISVFGDYVAELGHPYQWVQRLGGLQFPSETPEGLRAGSSLSASHMESTMKLLRGRVQSRLALHKQFSSLEHSIVPVSSECQHLFPTKVLSRLSRWTAITHHEYTNLSFTRHVSDAGLARETDLFFLAVVERGTARLQAAVVLNPRYPEISPLFALSLSWKGERAGRSDDNLRAIESEVNVFKSELQGPRPGHQLLTNQVARLCVCLDVYLETDGQDDSVEGPREFPREKMCLRTARGPNRLKPFKYNHPQGFFSHR